One Oryza sativa Japonica Group chromosome 8, ASM3414082v1 DNA window includes the following coding sequences:
- the LOC4345488 gene encoding AP-4 complex subunit sigma, producing MGIRFVLFVNKQGQTRLAQYYEHLSIDERRALEGEIVRKCLARTDQQCSFVEHRNYKVVYRRYASLFFLVGVDNDENELAILEFIHLFVETMDRHFGNVCELDIMFHLEKVHFMLEEMVMNGCIVETSKQNILAPIQLMEKTS from the exons ATGGGGATCCGGTTCGTGCTGTTCGTGAACAAGCAGGGGCAGACGCGGCTGGCCCAGTACTACGAGCACCTCTCCATCGACGAGCGCCGCGCCCTCGAGGGCGAGATCGTCCGCAAGTGCCTCGCCCGCACCGACCAGCAG TGTTCGTTCGTGGAGCACCGGAACTACAAGGTGGTGTACCGGCGGTACGcttccctcttcttcctcgtcggcgtcgacaACGACGAG AATGAGCTAGCTATTCTCGAATTCATTCATCTTTTTGTGGAAACTATGGACCGCCACTTCGGAAATGTG TGTGAACTCGACATCATGTTCCATCTAGAGAAGGTGCACTTCATGCTGGAAGAGATGGTGATGAATGGCTGCATAGTAGAGACAAGTAAACAGAACATCTTAGCACCAATCCAGCTTATGGAGAAAACTTCTTAG